One part of the Mycolicibacterium aromaticivorans JS19b1 = JCM 16368 genome encodes these proteins:
- a CDS encoding SRPBCC family protein, with product MAVTETREVTIEATPEEILAVLFDLESLPTWSSAHQKVEVLERDSEGRPSKSRQTVKVVGIKDDQVLDYAVHADGVSWTLVSSKQQRAQEGRYILTPDGESTRVRFELTVDPLVPLPGFVIKRGAKGLMETATDGLREQVLRTKNNG from the coding sequence ATGGCCGTCACCGAGACCCGCGAGGTCACCATCGAGGCAACGCCCGAGGAAATCCTCGCCGTGCTGTTCGACCTCGAGTCGCTGCCGACATGGTCCTCGGCGCACCAGAAGGTCGAGGTGCTCGAGCGGGACTCCGAGGGGCGCCCGAGCAAGTCGCGCCAGACGGTCAAGGTTGTCGGCATCAAAGACGACCAGGTGCTCGACTACGCCGTCCATGCAGACGGAGTCAGCTGGACCCTGGTCAGCTCCAAACAGCAACGCGCACAAGAAGGTCGGTACATATTGACCCCCGACGGCGAATCGACCAGGGTGCGGTTCGAGCTGACCGTCGACCCGCTGGTGCCGCTGCCCGGGTTCGTGATCAAGCGCGGCGCCAAAGGTCTCATGGAGACCGCCACCGACGGGCTGCGAGAACAGGTTCTGCGGACCAAGAACAACGGCTGA
- a CDS encoding SRPBCC family protein: MAVKDSREVVIEASPEAILDVIADVESTPSWSPQYQSAEVLEAYDDGRPHKVKMKIKAAGLTDEQIVEYTWADNEVSWTLVKAGQLRSQDAKYTLTPDGDKTKLRFDLSIDLAVPLPGFVVKRTIKGAMETATDGLRKQVLKVNKG, encoded by the coding sequence ATGGCAGTCAAAGATTCCCGCGAAGTCGTGATCGAAGCCAGTCCCGAAGCGATCCTCGATGTCATCGCCGACGTCGAATCGACACCCAGCTGGTCGCCGCAGTACCAGAGCGCCGAGGTGCTGGAGGCCTACGACGACGGCAGGCCGCACAAGGTGAAGATGAAGATCAAGGCGGCGGGTCTGACCGACGAGCAGATCGTCGAGTACACCTGGGCCGACAACGAGGTGAGCTGGACGCTGGTCAAGGCCGGCCAATTGCGTTCGCAGGACGCCAAGTACACGCTGACCCCCGACGGCGACAAGACCAAGCTGCGCTTCGACCTGTCGATCGACCTGGCCGTGCCGCTGCCCGGCTTCGTGGTCAAGCGCACCATCAAGGGTGCGATGGAGACCGCCACCGACGGCCTGCGCAAGCAGGTGCTCAAGGTCAACAAGGGATAG
- a CDS encoding UBP-type zinc finger domain-containing protein, with protein sequence MAEAVDPSVPPSGTGCVECDAAGGWWVHLRRCAACGHIGCCDDSLMRHAAAHWRTSGHPIIRSFEPGEDWFWDYQTNQYYDGPDLAPPDSRPSEETTPGPRGRVPSDWVDILRNRAD encoded by the coding sequence ATGGCTGAAGCGGTAGATCCGTCAGTTCCACCGAGTGGCACCGGATGCGTCGAGTGCGACGCCGCCGGCGGCTGGTGGGTGCACCTGCGGCGCTGTGCCGCCTGCGGGCATATCGGCTGTTGCGATGATTCGCTGATGCGGCACGCCGCCGCGCACTGGCGGACGAGCGGGCACCCGATCATCAGGTCGTTCGAGCCGGGCGAGGACTGGTTCTGGGACTACCAGACCAACCAGTACTACGACGGCCCGGACCTGGCCCCGCCGGACAGCCGGCCGTCTGAGGAGACCACCCCCGGTCCGCGCGGCCGGGTACCGAGCGACTGGGTGGATATCCTGCGCAACCGCGCCGATTGA
- a CDS encoding nuclear transport factor 2 family protein, which yields MHAFRVAVEAGDFDALPALCAEDVVFRSPIAHKPYQGRDQIGVILRAVSRVFADLTYVKEIGGEGQADHALVFVAKVGDLEINGCDFLHVREDGLIDEFTVMLRPLKAVTKFAELMAVEFDKEMAAAGLA from the coding sequence ATGCATGCGTTCCGCGTCGCCGTCGAAGCCGGCGATTTCGATGCCCTGCCCGCTCTCTGCGCCGAGGACGTGGTCTTCCGCAGCCCGATCGCGCACAAGCCGTACCAGGGCCGCGACCAGATCGGTGTCATCCTGCGGGCGGTCTCGCGGGTGTTCGCCGACCTCACCTATGTGAAGGAGATCGGCGGCGAAGGCCAGGCCGACCACGCGCTGGTGTTCGTCGCCAAGGTCGGCGACCTCGAGATCAACGGCTGCGACTTCCTGCACGTTCGCGAAGACGGGCTCATCGACGAGTTCACCGTGATGCTGCGGCCGCTGAAGGCCGTCACGAAATTCGCCGAGCTGATGGCCGTGGAATTTGACAAGGAAATGGCCGCCGCCGGATTGGCGTAA
- a CDS encoding cation diffusion facilitator family transporter — protein MTATKNLLGEDAAGAPPGESTKTVAIAFGTNLVVAVAKTLAGVLSGSASMAAEAAHSWADTGNQAFLMIANRRAGRAADRTRPLGYGREAYVWSLLAAVGLFVVGGTVSVWRGVNELLDDRPADEHYLVAYVVLGIALVMEGISWTQAVRQLRTDAHAMDREVLEYAMQTSDPTVRAVFAEDTAALIGIVLAGAGIGLHQLTGVAAWDAVGSILVGLLLGVVAVLLIDRNRRFLTGEPGTPQLRDAVVARIEALDEVASVRFVRLEFVGPRQLFVVASVDLVGDQIESRIAHTLRELEGKLEANPHIVDAVLTIAEPADLDDTVTQR, from the coding sequence ATGACGGCGACGAAAAACCTGCTCGGCGAGGACGCGGCCGGCGCACCGCCGGGCGAGAGCACGAAAACGGTGGCCATCGCGTTCGGCACCAACCTGGTCGTCGCGGTGGCCAAGACACTGGCCGGCGTGCTGTCCGGGTCCGCGTCGATGGCGGCCGAGGCCGCGCACTCCTGGGCGGACACCGGCAACCAGGCGTTTCTGATGATCGCCAATCGCCGCGCCGGCCGGGCCGCGGACCGCACGCGCCCGCTCGGCTACGGCCGGGAGGCATATGTGTGGTCGCTGCTGGCGGCAGTCGGACTGTTCGTGGTCGGCGGGACGGTATCGGTGTGGCGCGGGGTCAACGAACTGCTCGACGACCGGCCTGCCGACGAGCACTACCTGGTGGCTTATGTGGTGCTGGGGATCGCGCTGGTCATGGAGGGCATCTCGTGGACGCAGGCGGTGCGACAGCTGCGCACCGATGCCCACGCGATGGACCGCGAAGTACTCGAGTACGCGATGCAGACGTCCGATCCCACGGTGCGCGCGGTCTTCGCGGAGGACACCGCCGCGCTGATCGGCATCGTGCTGGCCGGCGCCGGTATCGGTCTGCATCAGCTGACCGGGGTGGCGGCCTGGGATGCGGTGGGCTCGATTCTGGTGGGCCTGCTGCTCGGCGTGGTGGCGGTGTTGCTGATCGACCGCAATCGCCGGTTCCTGACCGGGGAGCCCGGTACACCGCAGCTGCGCGACGCCGTGGTGGCACGGATAGAGGCGCTCGACGAAGTGGCGTCGGTGCGCTTCGTGCGGCTCGAATTCGTCGGTCCGCGACAGCTTTTCGTGGTGGCGAGCGTGGACCTGGTCGGGGATCAGATCGAGTCGCGGATCGCGCACACCCTGCGCGAGCTGGAAGGCAAGCTCGAGGCCAACCCGCACATCGTCGATGCCGTGCTGACGATCGCCGAGCCTGCCGACCTGGACGACACCGTCACTCAGCGATGA
- a CDS encoding TetR/AcrR family transcriptional regulator yields MVRPAQTARSERTRDALRRAALVRFLAQGVEDTSAEQIADDAGVSLRTFYRHFTSKHDLLFADYDVGLEWFRAALKARTPGESIIESVQSAIDASPYDPEAVAQIAALRARELDAGRIVRHTRQVEAEFADAIVDQLSQSAPADTPDERLRVIVTARCIAAAVFGAMELWMIGEDTSLTELGRLCRTALESLRTGIIAE; encoded by the coding sequence GTGGTTCGCCCTGCTCAGACGGCGCGCAGCGAGCGCACGCGCGACGCCCTGCGACGCGCCGCGCTGGTGCGCTTTCTGGCCCAGGGAGTCGAGGACACCTCCGCTGAGCAGATCGCCGACGACGCCGGGGTATCACTGCGGACGTTCTACCGGCACTTCACCTCGAAGCACGACCTGCTGTTCGCCGACTACGACGTCGGCCTGGAGTGGTTCCGGGCCGCCTTGAAGGCCCGAACGCCCGGGGAGTCGATCATCGAATCGGTGCAATCGGCCATCGACGCCTCGCCTTACGACCCGGAAGCCGTCGCGCAGATCGCCGCGTTGCGGGCTAGGGAACTCGACGCCGGCCGAATCGTGCGACACACCCGCCAAGTGGAGGCCGAATTCGCCGATGCCATCGTCGATCAGCTTTCGCAGAGCGCCCCGGCCGACACACCCGATGAGCGGCTGCGAGTGATCGTGACGGCACGGTGCATCGCCGCCGCGGTCTTCGGTGCGATGGAACTCTGGATGATCGGCGAAGACACATCGCTGACCGAATTGGGCCGGCTGTGCCGCACCGCGCTGGAGTCGTTGCGCACGGGCATCATCGCTGAGTGA
- a CDS encoding DUF2834 domain-containing protein has product MTLLVHAVLAVLVIAWIIGSNSAVFRRPANGPAVSALEILYYLIGIASVVLGWYFNIQFVHQYADGSGNVFTGAGSWWQFITLGYDNPAAASASQDYTIGNVILLPLFTIIDGYRRGIRRPWLFFVSSLFTSFAFAWAFYLATVERQRLHEKSAQAVGASVG; this is encoded by the coding sequence ATGACGCTCCTCGTTCATGCAGTGCTGGCCGTCCTCGTCATCGCATGGATCATCGGATCCAATTCGGCGGTGTTCCGGCGGCCGGCCAATGGTCCCGCAGTCAGTGCGCTCGAGATCCTGTACTACCTGATCGGTATCGCGTCGGTGGTACTGGGCTGGTACTTCAACATCCAGTTCGTCCATCAGTACGCCGACGGCTCGGGCAATGTGTTCACCGGCGCGGGCAGCTGGTGGCAGTTCATCACCCTGGGCTATGACAACCCGGCTGCGGCGTCGGCCAGCCAGGACTACACCATCGGCAACGTGATCCTGCTGCCGTTGTTCACGATCATCGACGGTTACCGGCGGGGTATCCGCCGGCCGTGGCTGTTCTTCGTGTCGAGCCTGTTCACCAGCTTCGCGTTCGCGTGGGCTTTCTATCTGGCCACTGTCGAACGCCAGCGGCTGCACGAGAAGTCAGCTCAGGCGGTCGGCGCCAGCGTCGGGTAG
- a CDS encoding alkene reductase has translation MTFTLTDDSALLQPITIGANTARNRLFMAPLTRSRAQSDGTPSDLQVEYYAQRASAGLIITEATAISQVGNGAYVNTPGIYTDGHQEKWAEVASAVHAQDGLMFMQIWHVGRMAHPDINGAESVAPSAIAAKMLAHTPGGKKPLPVPRALDTDEIAGVVAQFRDAARRAIDAGLDGVEIHSANGYLLHQFLADATNTRTDRYGGTAENRARLTAEVVEAVAAEIGADRVGLRISPGNGAGDVNEVDTVSAYEALLERISSLGLAYLHVLINPDAPEFGIVRALWSGPFVLNTGREVETSFCELENLADWGAISAAAVGRAYLANPDLIDRLRTGAELTEPDVATFYSPGPAGYVDYPTLAPTA, from the coding sequence ATGACGTTCACGCTGACCGACGACTCAGCCCTGCTCCAGCCGATCACCATCGGGGCGAACACCGCGCGGAATCGCCTCTTTATGGCGCCGCTGACCCGCTCACGCGCCCAGTCGGACGGCACGCCGAGCGACCTGCAGGTCGAGTACTACGCGCAGCGTGCATCGGCCGGGCTGATCATCACCGAAGCCACCGCCATTTCCCAGGTGGGTAACGGCGCCTACGTCAACACGCCGGGCATCTACACCGACGGCCATCAGGAGAAGTGGGCCGAGGTGGCCTCGGCCGTGCACGCGCAGGACGGGTTGATGTTCATGCAGATCTGGCATGTCGGCCGGATGGCGCACCCGGACATCAACGGCGCCGAGTCGGTGGCACCGTCGGCGATCGCGGCGAAAATGCTCGCCCACACGCCAGGCGGCAAGAAGCCGCTGCCGGTGCCGCGGGCTCTGGACACCGACGAAATCGCCGGAGTGGTTGCGCAATTCCGCGACGCGGCGCGCCGCGCTATTGATGCGGGCCTTGACGGCGTCGAAATCCATTCCGCCAACGGCTATCTCCTGCACCAATTCCTGGCCGATGCCACCAACACCCGCACCGACCGCTATGGCGGCACCGCGGAGAACCGTGCACGGCTGACCGCGGAGGTCGTCGAGGCCGTCGCCGCCGAGATCGGGGCCGACCGGGTCGGTCTGCGCATCTCGCCGGGAAACGGGGCCGGTGACGTCAACGAGGTCGACACCGTTTCGGCCTATGAGGCTCTGCTGGAACGTATTTCATCGTTGGGGCTGGCGTATCTGCACGTCCTGATCAACCCGGACGCCCCCGAGTTCGGGATCGTGCGGGCGCTGTGGTCGGGACCGTTCGTGCTGAACACCGGCCGCGAAGTGGAGACCAGCTTCTGCGAGCTGGAGAACCTCGCCGACTGGGGTGCCATCAGCGCGGCCGCTGTCGGCCGTGCCTACCTGGCCAACCCCGACCTCATCGACCGGCTGCGCACCGGCGCCGAGCTGACGGAGCCCGACGTTGCGACGTTCTACTCGCCGGGCCCGGCGGGCTACGTCGACTACCCGACGCTGGCGCCGACCGCCTGA